One Synechococcus sp. Nb3U1 genomic window, AACTGCAAGACACTGATCTACGCGGGATCCACTTGGCCGGAGCTGATCTGAGCTATGCCGATTTTAGTGGGGCTACCCTGACAGGGGCCAATTTGCGCGGGTGTGATCTCAGTTTTGCTGATTTCAGCGGGGCTAACTTGTCAGGAGCTGATTTGCGAGGATGTCTGCTATTTGGCAGCAATTTCCAGGGAGCTGTCTTAGAAGAAGCTTTGCTGGATCAATCTGATTTCGACACCTATACCCACTTCCCCAAAGAATTTAATCCCAGAGATCATCGTATGCATAACACGTCTATTTAGATCTCCGTAGAATCTCCGTAGAATCAGCGCAATTGCTTTTCTAAAGGAAAACAAAAACCGTATTATATTTAACACAAAAATATCAATTCGAAAGAAAATCTCAAGATCGGTTGATGTTTTCAAAAAGCAATCCAGGATGAACGTATGGATACTGTGATCAACACCCTTACCCCCATCACGGGACGCATTCACTCCATCGAAACCTGTGGTACTGTTGATGGCCCCGGGATTCGCTTTGTGATTTTCACTCAGGGCTGTCCACTGCGCTGTTTGTACTGCCATAACCCCGATTGTCGGGATCCCTATGCAGGGACAGCAGTAACTGTCGAAGAGCTAATTTCTGAGGTGAAAACGTATCAACCCTATTTACGCAAGGGAGGTGTAACGGTGACGGGGGGTGAGCCTCTGATGCAGCCGGAGTTTGTGGCAGAGATCTTCCGTCGCTGCCATGAATTAGGGTTACATACAGCCTTGGACACTTCTGGTTATGTCCAGCTTGAAGCGGCAAAACCTGTCCTAGAACACACCGACTTGGTGTTGCTCGACATCAAATCCTATGAGCCCAATCTCTACCGCAAAGTAACCAGCGTTGCCCTAGAGCCTACCTTGCAGTTTGCTCGTTATTTAGCTGAGATCGGTAAGCCCGCCTGGATCCGATTTGTCTTGGTGCCAGGGCTGACGGATCCCGAAGAAAATGTGAAAGGTCTGTCTCAATTTGTAGCCAGTTTATCCAATGTGGAGCGGGTGGAGGTCTTGCCTTTTCACAAGATGGGGGAATACAAATGGCAGCAATTGGGTCTAGCTTATGTCCTAAAAGATGTGGATCCGCCTACGCCCGAACAGGTGAACAAGGTTTTACAAACATTTCGGGATCAAGGATTGATAGCGGTCTAATCCAGTTTCAGCTTGACTTTCTGAACTGACCCTGATGGATTAAGGAGAGAGATCCCCAATGGATGTTCGCATTACTTACCAAGACGGTGTTAGGTTTCAAGCAGAGAGCCGAGGGCATCGCATCCTGAGCGATCAACCTTTGGATAATCATGGCCAAGATGGCGGCATGACCCCACCAGAATGGTTTTTGGCTTCTCTGGGGGCCTGTGTGGGCTTTTACGCGGTCAAATATCTGGAGGCGCGGCACCTGGATCCCAGTGGCTTAAACGTGGTGGTGACTGCTG contains:
- a CDS encoding OsmC family protein; protein product: MDVRITYQDGVRFQAESRGHRILSDQPLDNHGQDGGMTPPEWFLASLGACVGFYAVKYLEARHLDPSGLNVVVTADKVNNPTRLDNIRIQVKTGILLDEHHQKGLEKAVDACIIHNTLTYPPNLITEIQVPAPV
- the pflA gene encoding pyruvate formate-lyase-activating protein, producing the protein MDTVINTLTPITGRIHSIETCGTVDGPGIRFVIFTQGCPLRCLYCHNPDCRDPYAGTAVTVEELISEVKTYQPYLRKGGVTVTGGEPLMQPEFVAEIFRRCHELGLHTALDTSGYVQLEAAKPVLEHTDLVLLDIKSYEPNLYRKVTSVALEPTLQFARYLAEIGKPAWIRFVLVPGLTDPEENVKGLSQFVASLSNVERVEVLPFHKMGEYKWQQLGLAYVLKDVDPPTPEQVNKVLQTFRDQGLIAV
- a CDS encoding pentapeptide repeat-containing protein, which encodes MTMTASNVEDLVRHYASGRRDFQEIELQDTDLRGIHLAGADLSYADFSGATLTGANLRGCDLSFADFSGANLSGADLRGCLLFGSNFQGAVLEEALLDQSDFDTYTHFPKEFNPRDHRMHNTSI